AACACAGTGCCATCTCTTGATAGTCACAACAAGAAAAGCAGCTGGGAAATAGTATCCACATTTTACAGTCGGAAAAACAAACTCAGAAAGCAAAGACCATTCTCATCATCACCTCGGTGGAGCCAGTAGCCCTAGGAAATATTCCACCCCACCAGAGAGAGCTACTGTCTACACAAGAGCAGTGTTCCTCAGCTTCTGCCAGGGTGGGGGCTTGAGACTAAGAATGGAGGTATAGGCAGAGGTGAGGGTTTCAGCGTGGGTTTCAAGTCTGTCTCCCTGGTTCTGTGGGTAATTCTCAGGagggtggagggaagggaaggtgcAGGGCTTGGTTGGGGTTGGCCTGTCCATCGGGCTGTGTCGCTGACATAAAATCCAGATAGAAAAGCTAAGAACTCTACCGGTATTCTACCCCCGGAATACCCCGCCTCCGCTGCCAGGAGGGAGAGCTCCCAGATATCCAGGTCAGACTCTCCTCATTCTTGAATTATCTGCACAGTCCCTCCCACGTCCCAGCCTAGCAAAGCTTCTGACCCCTGGGCCTCAAACTGCAATGCACCTTTCAGTGCAATAGGAGCTATCCAATCTCCAGCCGCGTCCATCCGCCCACTCGAGCCCACCTGTTTGCGGACCACAGAGCGGCAGCACATCCCTACACGCGGCTGTCAGGCAAGGTCAACGCGCTAGAGTGCAAGAGCCTTTGCTTTGCGGATTGCCGCAGCGCCGGGTGTGGGCGCAGGTGGGGATAGAGTGCTGGGTTTTGAAAGAGTGACCCGCAAAGCTGAGGGTGCAGAGCAAGATACAGATCTGGGAAGAGCAGAGAAAAAACGCTCCTGCTTCTGAACCCCTCCCACCTCGCATCACCTGACAAGTCTCTCAAGGTCTGGTGTCGGGAAACCCCACCTCTTCAAAGCCCCGCCCTTCGAAACACCAGAAAGTAACCCCCCTGCCCGCCCCTGCTTTCCCCCTACCCCCTGCCaagctgcagtttttttttttttttaactgggtgAGGGCTAGAAGGAGCGGTAGAGATTGATTCATTCTAGCCAAACCACCTCTcttaacaaaaaaaggaaactgaaccCCGATTGGCGAAATGTCTTGCTCAAGTCCATAAAGCGAGACCACCGGCTGATCTGGACCCTTAGAATCTACCCACCCttctccacctcccctccccagctaCCTGTTGCCATGGTGATGAGAACAGGCTCCTGCTGAGGTTCTGGCTGTGGTCGCAAGAGGCTGGAGAGGCTGAGGACTGGGCTGGATATGCTGACCATCAGCCAAGCCCCATCCAGGGCCCGCGGGCAGTTCTGCGCCGGGGTCAGGCCGCTGGCCCATTTCGCAGAGGCGGGGAGAGGCACGAAGCGGCTCATCTCGCAGTGTGGTGCGGGGGCGCCCCGGGGATACCGCCTGAAGGCAGCCTGGAGGGCGCCCGCGGGGTCTGAGTGTAGAGAAGGAAGTTGCAGCTGTAGAGTCACCGCCGGGAAAGGGGCTGGAAGGGCAGCGTTCGGGGAACTTCAAATGCACAGACTACCCCGTAGTGAGACTCACTTTACAGAGGGGAAGCTGAGGCCCGAGGTCACTGCCGGATCTAAAGAGGAGGGGGTTTCGGTGGAGGCGACAGAGGTAGGGGGGCGGCGAGTCCCTAGAGACTCACCGTGTACACTGAGGTAGAGCTCAGGGTCGAGGTCCGGCCGGGGCGGCGGTTCCCCCGGTCCCTGGCGCAACAGCAGTGCACCGGGTCTCTTGGCCAGGCCCTTTCCGCTCGCATCCTCCACGAACCAACACTCGATCACCGCGGGTCCTGCCGAGACGGCGGTCGCCAGGCCTGGCGTATAGGGACGCGAGTGAGGAGCGGTTTGTATGTCTGGTGAcctgccccactcccaccctggcATCGGCTCCAGTGGGGCCACCTCCCTCCGCTTCCCTCTAGTTCTTGGGCGATGAGTCGCGGGGTTCGCTCACCCAAAGCCACAGCGAGGAGCAGAGACAGGGACTTCATGGCGCTGCGACCTCCTCAGCCATgaagcctcctcttcctcctttcactTTCACTTTCCTCCAAAGGGCGGCATGAGGGGCGGTGGAAATCCCCGCTCTGGTTAGGTGAAGGTGCCTGGGGAACCGGTGTTTCCCCACTGGCCAGGCAGGGACCCGGGTAGATCCTCTCCAGTTCTCACCAGGACACCCCAGCCTTACCGCGCCCTCCTGGACTACCCAGCAGCCCCGAGTTCGAGCCCTCCCCAAGCCCaggccctcccccgccccccaacTCCTGTGTGTGCTCTCCAGCATCCACTTGCCCGAAAACCATTACTCCGGCTTCCCCCTATCTGTGCCGCGTCTCCAGCAAACACACGGGTTGTCGGGAAGCCAAGTAAATgaccaataaatattttaatcactgttaaaaaaaataaaaaccttgtaCTCCTACGACTTACTCCCTCCTTGTCTCCACCCACTCCTCCATGAGAACCGAGTTGGGAATTTCCACGGGAAGTCGGGGGTGGCGGGGAGAGACAGGGTAGAAATAATGGGCGCATCCTTGAGAGGGGGTAGGTTCTAGGACAAGGGTGGGGCTCAAAGGCCTTGTCTCCACGACAACACAAACACAGACTTCAGGCACAGACTACAACCACCTGACCCCTGACCCTGTGACAGCAGGATGTTCAACAcgccccctctccctccctccatgtgCAATCTACTCTGTGGAGCAGGGGCTTCAGTGTACCCATCAGAGGGAAAGGAAGGGTTTAGTTCTGGAAATACCTTGGGGGGGAGGGGTTGAGTAGTAGAATGGGAGGGCGATGGTGAAACTGTGGTTCCCCTTCCAGAATATATACAAGTCCACAGAGATAAAGGAAGACAGTAAGTGTGGTGGGAGATCACCCGGGGGCCACAGCGCCCTTGCATCGTGCTCCTTATTCCCTTTCCCGAAAGCTACCCCACCCCAGTAGCCTGCCCCTTCAGTTTGCTCCTCCACCTCCACCGAAGCCCATCTCCACCTTGTGGACGCTGGGTGGGGACCAGACACGTCTGCTGGACGGGGGCGTGGCCGCACTCGCTTCGTCGCCGCTGCCCCCGCCCACTCCGGGAGACTCTCTCTTGGACGGCAAGGATGGCCCCGTGGGCGTCCCAGGCCCAGGTACGGCCCCGACCCCGCCCAGGCGGTGCCGGCGCTCACAGTGTCCTCGGTGGCGCATGAAGCTGTCTCGCCACATGAACTTCTTGGCGCAGACTCCGCACTCGTAGGGCTTGAGACCTGTGTGCGTCTTCATGTGCTCAGTCAGATGGTGCTTCATCTTGAACTTTTTGTTGCACACGGGGCAGTCAAACGGCCGCAGATTGAGGTGCATGTTCACGTGCCGGTCTCGCATGCTCTTGTGGGAGAAGGCCTTCCCACAATGGCACAGAAAGATCTTATTCCCGTCCCCACTGCCAGTCCCTCCAGGGACCCCACCAACGCTACCCGGCACACCCAGGCTCCCCACCGACGTGCCCCCCACGGTCACTGCCCCGTGTTCTGCTTGGTTCCCTGGTGGTTGGCCAGGAGCCTGtgaggatgaggatgaagacGACGACGACGGGAAGACCAGGATCTGGTTGCCCTGCATGTCCAAGGGAAGGAGTGGtcgaggagggtgggagggggcatAGGAAGAGGGAGTTGGCCCCCCTGAGTCATCAAGACCTGCCACAGGACCCCCACCCTCATATGGGCCAAAGTCATTGGAGGACTCACAGAAGTTGACCTGCTCCTCCCCCTTGTCTGGGGGCTCACTCAGGGTACGGACATCACTTATGCTGAGGGTAGCCTCAGGCCCTCCCCCCACTGGAACCCTGGAGCTACCCCCTagttcttcatcttcatcatccTCACAGGTCAACACCagatcttcctcctcctcttcctcctccagatCTGGGTCTTGGGGAACCAGGGGTGCTGGCGCTGGGCAATTACCACCTCGCTTCACGTATACCCAGTGTTTCTGTGGCATGATGCTAGGGGGTGTGTAGGTGGGTCTCCGGAGCCCAGCCCCAGGAACCACTGCCCCCCTCCCATCCCCACCATCATCGCACAGCTCATCTGCCTCCAGCAGCAGCTTTCCAGATGTGGCCCCTCCACTGCCAACGACAGGGGCTGGGAATACAGGGCCACCTCCTCGACGCTCCCCACTGCCCACTGCAGAAGCTGCAAATGCCTCTTGGGAGGAAGATGAGAAATCAGTGGACTCCCTGGGGCTGAAGTAGTTGCTGCTGCTGGGAGATTGATTCTCACTGGCCCGGCTGGAGGCATGGGAGCGCGCAGAGCCCATGGTAGCAGGGGCCACAGTGCCCCCACTCCCGGATGGCACCCCAGCACCAGGGACAGTGACAGAGGTGGCTGCAGcagtagtgatggtggtggtagctGAGGCCCGGCCTTCTCGGAGTAGTTCAGTGCACTTGTCCACAATGTGCCACATTTGGAGCACAGACCCCACTGTAAGGAAGTTGACAATGTCAGCAGCAGCCATGCTGAGGCGGCCAGTGTAAGCGGAGGCTAGGACAGTCTCAAAGGCGCCTGGGTCCATGACACTGGGCAGCGAGATGGAGGTCATGCCTTTGAGTAGGACCTGATCATGGAAGTAAGGGGAGGAGGCAGCCAGGACAGCCCGATGAGCCCGGAACTCCCGGCCCTGCACTCTGATAGATACATCGCAGAGCTGGCCCTGCAGACGCTGCTGATTGAGGGACTCCAAGAGGGCACTAGTCACCTCAGGGAAGGACACATGTACCACTGCAGCTGCTGGCAGGGGTAGTGGGGGCGGAGCCAGCGACAGCGGCAGGGGAAGTGCTGCCCCACTGGGAGACAGAGGAGATGGCTCCATGTTGTGGAGGGAGGGGATACCCCCCCAGCCACAGGAACAAAGAAAGGAGGAGGGCGGCCGGGGGGGtctctgggaagaaaaagagaaaagaataatgaTAACATCTCATAACGACACAGCCCGTTACAACTCAAAAATATGTTCACACTCATTATCTGTGTAACTCCCCACAACAGTGAGGTAGGTATTCCTCTCaaccccatttgacagatgaggaaactaaagctcagaaagattaagagattatccaaggtcacacagcaagtggcAGGGCCAGCAAACACAGGTATCTGACAAATCCTGTGCCCTTTCCTTGGAGGTTAGAGAAATAAGGTGCTCTTAGGGGCTGGAGTGGCTTCCTTCGGAATTATACCCTATTTCCGACTTACCTGAGAGCCTGACATTCCAAAATCTACCTTTTTGGTGTTTTGCACCCACTTTTTGGGAGGGGGCAGGGCAGCTCCGCTACTGAAAACCAACGCTTGCTCCATCTCCCCTCAGGCTATGCCCCCCAAGCTCTCTCGCCGACCACGCCCCCTTTCGCCCCAGCTTCTCTAGCCCCGCCCCTTTCCAGGCCCACCCCCCGTGCCCCGCCCACTATCGGGCCTTTCGACCCCGCCCCTTGACTACCTCCGCCCACAACGGACCCCGCCCCCCCCCGCTCCGCCCCAAGCGCCACCTCGGCCTCTTCTCCCACCCGGAAGGCGCCCCCCAACCTCGCGCGTCCCCGCTTACCG
This DNA window, taken from Pan paniscus chromosome 5, NHGRI_mPanPan1-v2.0_pri, whole genome shotgun sequence, encodes the following:
- the ZBTB22 gene encoding zinc finger and BTB domain-containing protein 22, with translation MEPSPLSPSGAALPLPLSLAPPPLPLPAAAVVHVSFPEVTSALLESLNQQRLQGQLCDVSIRVQGREFRAHRAVLAASSPYFHDQVLLKGMTSISLPSVMDPGAFETVLASAYTGRLSMAAADIVNFLTVGSVLQMWHIVDKCTELLREGRASATTTITTAAATSVTVPGAGVPSGSGGTVAPATMGSARSHASSRASENQSPSSSNYFSPRESTDFSSSSQEAFAASAVGSGERRGGGPVFPAPVVGSGGATSGKLLLEADELCDDGGDGRGAVVPGAGLRRPTYTPPSIMPQKHWVYVKRGGNCPAPAPLVPQDPDLEEEEEEEDLVLTCEDDEDEELGGSSRVPVGGGPEATLSISDVRTLSEPPDKGEEQVNFCESSNDFGPYEGGGPVAGLDDSGGPTPSSYAPSHPPRPLLPLDMQGNQILVFPSSSSSSSSSQAPGQPPGNQAEHGAVTVGGTSVGSLGVPGSVGGVPGGTGSGDGNKIFLCHCGKAFSHKSMRDRHVNMHLNLRPFDCPVCNKKFKMKHHLTEHMKTHTGLKPYECGVCAKKFMWRDSFMRHRGHCERRHRLGGVGAVPGPGTPTGPSLPSKRESPGVGGGSGDEASAATPPSSRRVWSPPSVHKVEMGFGGGGGAN